Proteins found in one Xenopus laevis strain J_2021 chromosome 1L, Xenopus_laevis_v10.1, whole genome shotgun sequence genomic segment:
- the znf366.L gene encoding zinc finger protein 366 produces the protein MQAHVYLTESEDSRHKTGAKKPTFYPHCQQPENAKHSGMPAPYGEQYTNPFPHYLYKRQTENLHEFNEELESSSKKRKSFPSKMSSTGENTDSSLQIMEEEKDFLQSRLPLMYPFSHFPGFNSKMIDLCNLGIQYYRTLDHFWVRPIKQEPVMTNVMWPNGPLYLHSSYPYYQKSYPGTMFPYHMAPQSIHTSNHLGIKRLDEDAMHKSSVSDSEDHKQKVERVDVNIQIDDSFYVDIGDQKRWKCPMCDKSYTSKYNLVTHILGHSGIKPHACTRCGKLFKQLSHLHTHMLTHQGARPHKCHVCHKAFTQTSHLKRHMMQHSQVKPYSCRICGRGFAYPSELKVHETKHEGGRENICVECGLDFPTLAQLKRHLTAHRGPVQYNCTECDKTFQYPSQLQNHMMKHKDIRPHICSECGMEFVQPHHLKQHSLTHKGVKEHKCGICGREFTLLANMKRHVLIHTNIRAYQCHLCFKSFVQKQTLKAHMIVHSDVKPFKCKLCGKEFNRMHNLLGHMHLHSDSKPFKCIYCPSKFTLKGNLTRHLKVKHGVTERGSRGAGRGRASLFRSIILRSMEQKEPFDLSKKRRLKENLCHSDGESIKSSSSQEDKDESLNSPGIYEQEIRYPREGPHGHPSSALRKSLSPELEAATHRRKDEDRISYSHQMEEAQKELRMTERHCELPASDYSYNRNNTHADEMSNKELK, from the exons ATGCAGGCACATGTATATCTAACAGAAAGTGAAGATTCAAGGCACAAAACAGGTGCAAAGAAGCCCACCTTCTATCCACACTGCCAACAGCCTGAAAATGCAAAGCACAGCGGTATGCCTGCACCGTATGGTGAGCAATACACCAACCCCTTCCCACACTACCTATATAAACGGCAAACAGAAAATCTACATGAATTTAATGAGGAACTAGAAAGTAGTTCCAAGAAAAGAAAGAGCTTTCCCAGCAAGATGTCCAGCACAGGGGAAAATACTGATTCAAGTCTGCAAATAATGGAAGAAGAGAAGGATTTTTTGCAGTCTAGACTTCCTTTAATGTATCCATTTTCTCACTTTCCCGGTTTTAATTCAAAGATGATTGACTTGTGTAACCTTGGCATCCAATACTATAGAACACTGGACCATTTTTGGGTCAGACCCATAAAGCAAGAACCAGTAATGACAAATGTAATGTGGCCAAATGGACCCCTATATCTACATTCTTCCTACCCTTACTACCAAAAAAGCTATCCTGGCACAATGTTTCCATATCATATGGCACCACAGAGCATCCACACCAGTAACCATCTTGGCATTAAGAGGCTAGATGAAGACGCAATGCATAAATCTAGCGTTAGCGACAGTGAAGATCATAAACAAAAGGTGGAAAGGGTAGATGTAAATATTCAAATTGATGACAGCTTTTATGTGGATATAGGTGACCAAAAACGCTGGAAATGCCCAATGTGTGATAAGTCATACACTTCCAAATATAACTTGGTAACCCATATTTTAGGCCACAGTGGCATAAAACCCCATGCTTGCACTCGATGTGGGAAACTGTTTAAACAACTAAGTCATTTGCACACTCATATGTTGACGCATCAGGGAGCACGACCCCACAAGTGCCATGTTTGTCACAAGGCCTTCACCCAAACCAGCCATCTGAAAAGACACATGATGCAGCACAGCCAAGTGAAACCTTACAGCTGCAGAATATGCGGCAGGGGCTTTGCTTATCCCAGTGAGCTTAAAGTCCACGAAACCAAGCACGAGGGTGGGCGAGAAAATATCTGTGTTGAGTGTGGCCTCGATTTTCCCACCCTGGCCCAGCTGAAGAGACATTTGACAGCCCATCGGGGCCCTGTGCAGTACAATTGCACCGAATGTGATAAAACATTTCAGTACCCCAGTCAGCTGCAGAATCATATGATGAAACACAAAGATATTCGGCCTCATATCTGCTCAGAGTGCGGGATGGAATTTGTGCAGCCCCACCATCTGAAACAGCATTCTCTAACTCATAAG GGAGTGAAGGAGCACAAATGTGGAATTTGCGGCCGAGAATTTACCCTGTTGGCCAATATGAAGAGGCACGTTCTGATCCACACAAATATCAGAGCCTATCAGTGTCACCTCTGCTTTAAAAGCTTTGTCCAGAAGCAGACGCTTAAAGCTCACATGATTGTCCATTCTGATGTGAAGCCATTCAAGTGCAAG CTTTGTGGGAAGGAATTTAATCGTATGCACAATTTATTGGGGCACATGCATCTACACTCTGACAGCAAGCCCTTCAAATGTATATACTGTCCCAGCAAGTTCACTCTGAAGGGGAACCTCACAAGGCACCTGAAAGTGAAACATGGCGTTACTGAGAGGGGCTCTCGAG GGGCGGGGAGAGGAAGAGCAAGTTTATTCCGCTCTATCATCCTGCGGAGCATGGAACAGAAAGAGCCCTTTGACCTTTCTAAGAAGAGgcggttaaaggaaaacttgtgCCATTCTGATGGAGAAAGTATAAAAAGCAGCTCCTCCCAAGAGGATAAAGATGAATCTCTCAACAGTCCAGGAATATATGAACAGGAAATTAGATACCCAAGAGAAGGGCCGCATGGTCACCCTTCAAGTGCCCTGAGAAAATCATTGAGTCCGGAGCTGGAAGCTGCTACACACAGACGAAAGGATGAAGACAGAATCAGTTACAGTCACCAAATGGAAGAGGCACAAAAAGAACTTCGCATGACAGAGAGGCATTGTGAACTGCCTGCCTCAGATTATTCATATAATCGCAATAACACACATGCAGATGAAATGTCAAACAAAGAGCTGAAATGA